The nucleotide window CATGATGAACATGCGCTCGACGAAATTCTTGAGTTCGCGCACGTTGCCCGGCCACGGATAGCGGGAGAGCGCCTCGATGGCCCCGGCGTCGAAGGAGATGGGCTTGAACCCGTGCTGCTTGACCAGGCTGGACACGAAGTCGTTTATGAGCAGCGGGATATCCTCGATGCGGTCGCGCAGGGGCGGCAGCTCCAGGGGGAAGACCTTGAGCCGGTAGTAGAGGTCCTCGCGGAAGTTGCCCGCCCGGATTTCCTCGGCCAGGTCCTTGTTGGTGGCCGCGATGACGCGCACGTCCACGGTGATGGTCTTGCGCCCGCCCACGTGCTCAAAGGACTGCTCCTGCAGGATACGCAGAATTTTAGCCTGTGTTTTCAGGCTCATGTCGCCGATCTCGTCCAGGAACAGGGTGCCGCCGTCTGCCAGCTCGAACTTGCCCTCCTGGGCCTTGTCCGCCCCGGTGAAGGCGCCTTTTTCGTGGCCGAAGAGTTCGGACTCGATGAGCTCCTCGGGAATGGCCGCGCAGTTCACGGCCACCATGGGCTTGTCCGATCGCCCCGACTGGTGGTGGATGGACCGGGCCACGATCTCCTTGCCGGTGCCGTTTTCGCCGGTGATGAGCACCCACGACTCCGTGGGCGCCACGCGTCCGATGACCTCGTTGAGGTGATTGATGGCCGGGGATTCGCCGGTCAGGTTGACGGGCTGTTCCGAGGAGATGCGCGTCTTGAGCGCCTGGTTTTCCTGGCGCAACCGCGAGAACTCCAGGGCGTTGCGCGTGGCGACCACGACCTTTTCCAGGGAGAGGGGTTTTTCGATGAAGTCGAAGGCCCCTTTCTTGAGCGCCTGGACCGCGGTCTCGATGGTCCCGTGCCCGGAGATCATGATCACGGGCAGCCCCTTGTAGTCGCGGGAGACGATGTCCAGGACCTCCAACCCGTCCATGCCGGGCAGCCAGATGTCGAGAAAGACCATGTCCGGGATGTCCGTGCCCAGCAGTTCCAGGCCCTGCTCCCCGGATTCCGCCTCCACGATCCTGAAACCCTCGTCCTCGAGAATGCCGCGCAGGGAAAGGCGGATGCCTTCCTCGTCGTCGATGATCAGGATTCTTCTGGCCATGGGTACTCCCGTGCGGCGCGTGTTGGTGGATTCAGGGGCCGTTTCCCCTTATAGACGGTCGCGCCCGATGATTCAAGCGGCGGCTTGCCCTTTAGAAATCCCACTGCTTTTTTCTGAGCCAGGAATAGGAGCGCATGCCGTGCACCATCTCGGCCAGGGGGGTGTTCAGCCAGGTGGCGAACCAGCCGAGTCCGCGCGGGCCGACCCACTGCATGGACCGGAACAGGGCCCAGCGCAACCGGTCGGAGGCCCTGAGTTCGGGGATGATGTGCCGATGCAGTCGGCGGGCGTACGGCGGGCCGGGGCTCGTGCCGGTCTCAACGCCTTTGGCCACGGCCTCCCCCGCGTACAGGCCCGTACACAGGGCAAAGAAGATGCCTTCGCCGAAGAGAGGTTCCACGAACCCGCCCGCGTCCCCGGCCAGCAGGGCGCGGCCGAAGACCGGATCATGGAGGTAGTTGCCGTAGGGGAGGGGGTGCCCGCGCCAATCCGGCACGGCGTCGGGACTGATTTTCAGCGCGCCCAGGAATTTCTTGAACAGGTCGGGGAAGCGGCTGTTCTTGCTGCGCAGTCCGCATAGGCCGACCACCACCTTGTCCCTGTTGGGGAAGACCCAGCCGTAGCCCGCATCCAGGAAGCCGACATACAGTTCCGGGTGGTCCACCGGTCTGGGAAAGGAGTGTTTCGGGATCGCGATTTCGATGGCTGCGGCCATGAACCGGTGCATGCGCTCCCGCTCCACCGAGGGGAAGGAGGAACGGACCCTGGAGTTGGCCCCGTCCGCCCCGATGACGTACCGCCCCCGGAAGGTCCGGCCGTCCGCGCAGGTGACCGTGCCCGTGTCCGGGTCGCAGCCCACGACCTGCGTTTCCTGGGCGACCCCGGCCCCGGCCTCGACCGCGCGCTGCAGGAGGCGGTCG belongs to Pseudodesulfovibrio portus and includes:
- a CDS encoding sigma-54-dependent transcriptional regulator, whose product is MARRILIIDDEEGIRLSLRGILEDEGFRIVEAESGEQGLELLGTDIPDMVFLDIWLPGMDGLEVLDIVSRDYKGLPVIMISGHGTIETAVQALKKGAFDFIEKPLSLEKVVVATRNALEFSRLRQENQALKTRISSEQPVNLTGESPAINHLNEVIGRVAPTESWVLITGENGTGKEIVARSIHHQSGRSDKPMVAVNCAAIPEELIESELFGHEKGAFTGADKAQEGKFELADGGTLFLDEIGDMSLKTQAKILRILQEQSFEHVGGRKTITVDVRVIAATNKDLAEEIRAGNFREDLYYRLKVFPLELPPLRDRIEDIPLLINDFVSSLVKQHGFKPISFDAGAIEALSRYPWPGNVRELKNFVERMFIMYGGDTVTADRLPPEFGTPPPAPKAVAQAEPETSMDDLIADGPSDLKQARADFEARFLEAKLREFEGNISQLAKAIGLERSSLYRKLKAYNIQTD
- a CDS encoding NAD(P)/FAD-dependent oxidoreductase, with amino-acid sequence MQKIHDAIICGGGPAGSSAALSLARRGLDVLVLDRARFPRKKLCGGLLTWKSVRLLENHFNETMDSLADAGAVNFASDRYAIRTLTDNLAEGPLPFPFHFVDRTVFDDRLLQRAVEAGAGVAQETQVVGCDPDTGTVTCADGRTFRGRYVIGADGANSRVRSSFPSVERERMHRFMAAAIEIAIPKHSFPRPVDHPELYVGFLDAGYGWVFPNRDKVVVGLCGLRSKNSRFPDLFKKFLGALKISPDAVPDWRGHPLPYGNYLHDPVFGRALLAGDAGGFVEPLFGEGIFFALCTGLYAGEAVAKGVETGTSPGPPYARRLHRHIIPELRASDRLRWALFRSMQWVGPRGLGWFATWLNTPLAEMVHGMRSYSWLRKKQWDF